The Janthinobacterium tructae genome contains the following window.
CGCCGACCTGTCGCAAGTCATGCAGCTCAATGGCCAATTCCATGGCCAATTGCACGATGCGCGTGTCAAGCCGCGCGTCATGCTGATGGTGTCGAAGATCGGCCATTGCCTGAACGATTTGCTGTTCCGCTACAAGAGCGGCTTGCTGAACGTGGAAATCCCCGCCATCGTCTCGAACCACATGGAGTTCTACCAGCTGGCGGCCAGCTACAATATTCCCTTCCATCACTTGCCACTGGCGGCCGGCGCGCCGGAAGCGGCCAAGCTGGCGCAGGAAGCGAAGATCATCGAGCTGATGGACACGCACAAGATCGACCTGGTGGTGCTGGCGCGCTACATGCAAATCCTCTCGCCCGGCCTGTGCCATGCGCTCGACGGGCGCGCCATCAATATTCACCATTCCTTCCTGCCCAGCTTCAAGGGCGCCAAGCCGTATGCGCAGGCGCACTTGCGCGGCGTCAAGCTGATCGGTGCGACGGCCCATTTCGTCACGGGCGACCTGGATGAAGGCCCGATCATCGAGCAGGATGTCGAGCGCGTCGACCATGCGATGGATGCCGACACTCTGACGGCCATCGGCCGCGACGTCGAATGCGTGGTGCTGGCGCGCGCCGTGAAATGGTTCGTCGAGCACCGCATCCTGAAAAACGGCG
Protein-coding sequences here:
- the purU gene encoding formyltetrahydrofolate deformylase, translating into MTHPEYILTLSCLDQRGIVHRVSGFLAEHGCNILDSAQFGDQESQLFFMRVHFALEDVAVSDAQLRSDFADLSQVMQLNGQFHGQLHDARVKPRVMLMVSKIGHCLNDLLFRYKSGLLNVEIPAIVSNHMEFYQLAASYNIPFHHLPLAAGAPEAAKLAQEAKIIELMDTHKIDLVVLARYMQILSPGLCHALDGRAINIHHSFLPSFKGAKPYAQAHLRGVKLIGATAHFVTGDLDEGPIIEQDVERVDHAMDADTLTAIGRDVECVVLARAVKWFVEHRILKNGDKTVVFR